One genomic window of Hymenobacter sp. J193 includes the following:
- a CDS encoding penicillin acylase family protein yields the protein MLLYIRALLLLALTGALTWVLNTQQGTVPPMGKFLSPYQGFWRNGEANDDFPAAQTLTLPGLQQPVQVRFDDRHVPHVFAQNDHDLYYAQGYLTARDRLWQMEFQTHVAAGRLSEIVGDSRLETDRFFRRMGLKHGAEQSLKVMMADPTIGLVMQSYSDGVNAYIQSLTPRTLPFEYKLLDYKPEPWAPLKSALLLKFMAFDLSGRSDDLRMSNILAKYGPAVVKDLFPDYPQREDPIVPVGAPRDFTPVAVPEVPTAFQAALSSKVPQNEPDAELGSNNFAVSGAKSTTGFPMLANDPHLQLNLPSIWYQMQLVAPGVNVYGVTIPGAPTIIIGFNQQVAWGVTNVGADVLDWYQLKFRDASKREYWHDGRWKPVRRQLETFHVRGRPDRVDTVLYTHHGPVVYDEDEKPFLAETPIRHALRWTAHEGANEVLTFYRLNRARNYQDYTTALSTYASPAQNFIFASAQQDIAIWPNGRFPLKWRNQGKFVLDGTDPAYDWHGWIPQVHNPHVKNPERGFVSSANQFSAGPEYPYYIGWDFAPWDRGHRINERLARMTQVTPDSLRLLQNDDLGVNARTVLPRLLQLVQPQQLPAEQRRAYEELSRWNYRYAANAISPSLFELWYPNLVKRIWDDEFGSTPERPMRYPSRDRTTTLLLNEPNARWIDDQRTPTRETLAGLAQKSLQWATDSLTRKFGPLGPEWRWANQKSTDILHLAQLPGFGRMDIDCGGGAGIVNATSQRNGPSWRMVVALGPQPRAYGVFPGGESGNPGSRFYDDMIDTWRVGQLDELVYLTSPDQTHRRLQAAWTLQ from the coding sequence ATGCTACTCTACATCCGGGCGCTGCTGCTATTGGCTCTGACGGGCGCCCTGACCTGGGTGCTCAATACCCAACAGGGCACTGTGCCCCCAATGGGCAAGTTCTTAAGCCCCTACCAGGGATTCTGGCGCAACGGCGAGGCCAATGACGACTTCCCGGCTGCCCAAACGCTGACGTTGCCCGGCCTGCAGCAGCCGGTGCAGGTGCGCTTCGACGACCGGCACGTGCCCCACGTATTCGCCCAAAACGACCACGACCTGTACTACGCCCAGGGTTACCTCACGGCCCGCGACCGGCTCTGGCAGATGGAGTTCCAGACCCACGTAGCAGCCGGCCGGCTGTCGGAGATTGTGGGCGACAGCCGCCTGGAAACCGACCGGTTTTTCCGGCGCATGGGTTTGAAGCACGGCGCCGAGCAGTCGTTGAAAGTGATGATGGCCGACCCCACTATTGGCCTGGTGATGCAGTCGTACTCTGACGGGGTGAATGCCTATATCCAGTCGCTCACGCCCCGCACCCTGCCCTTCGAGTACAAGCTGCTGGACTATAAGCCCGAGCCCTGGGCCCCGCTGAAATCGGCGCTGCTGCTCAAGTTCATGGCTTTTGACCTCAGTGGCCGCTCCGACGATCTGCGCATGTCGAACATCCTAGCTAAGTACGGGCCGGCGGTGGTGAAGGACCTGTTTCCCGATTATCCGCAGCGCGAAGACCCCATTGTGCCAGTAGGTGCCCCCCGCGACTTTACGCCGGTGGCCGTGCCCGAGGTACCCACTGCGTTTCAGGCTGCACTATCCAGCAAAGTGCCCCAAAACGAGCCCGACGCGGAGCTGGGCTCCAACAACTTTGCGGTGAGCGGGGCGAAGTCGACTACCGGATTCCCAATGCTCGCCAACGACCCGCACCTGCAGCTCAACCTGCCCAGCATCTGGTACCAGATGCAGTTGGTAGCGCCGGGTGTGAACGTGTACGGCGTCACCATTCCGGGCGCGCCCACCATCATCATCGGCTTCAACCAGCAGGTAGCCTGGGGCGTCACCAACGTAGGAGCCGACGTGCTGGATTGGTACCAGTTGAAGTTTCGGGATGCCTCGAAGCGCGAGTACTGGCACGACGGGCGCTGGAAGCCGGTGCGACGGCAGCTGGAAACCTTCCACGTGCGCGGCCGCCCCGATCGGGTAGATACGGTACTCTACACCCACCACGGCCCTGTAGTGTATGATGAGGACGAAAAGCCTTTTCTGGCCGAAACGCCCATCCGCCACGCTCTGCGCTGGACAGCCCACGAAGGTGCCAACGAAGTGCTGACGTTCTATCGCCTCAACCGGGCTCGGAACTACCAGGACTACACCACCGCGTTGAGCACATACGCCTCGCCGGCCCAGAACTTCATTTTCGCCAGTGCCCAGCAGGATATTGCCATCTGGCCCAACGGCCGCTTTCCGCTGAAATGGCGCAACCAGGGCAAATTCGTCCTCGATGGTACGGACCCGGCCTACGACTGGCACGGCTGGATTCCGCAGGTTCATAACCCCCACGTGAAAAACCCGGAGCGCGGCTTCGTGTCGTCGGCCAACCAGTTTTCGGCGGGGCCGGAGTATCCCTATTACATCGGGTGGGACTTTGCGCCCTGGGACCGGGGCCACCGCATCAACGAGCGGCTAGCCCGCATGACGCAGGTGACGCCCGACTCCCTGCGCCTGCTGCAAAACGACGACCTGGGCGTGAATGCCCGCACCGTGCTGCCGCGTCTGTTGCAGCTGGTGCAGCCCCAGCAGCTGCCCGCCGAGCAACGCCGGGCCTACGAAGAGCTCAGCCGCTGGAACTACCGCTACGCCGCCAATGCCATTAGCCCTAGCCTATTTGAGCTGTGGTACCCAAACCTGGTAAAGCGCATCTGGGACGATGAGTTCGGCTCGACGCCCGAGCGGCCTATGCGCTACCCCTCCCGCGACCGGACGACCACGCTCTTGTTGAACGAACCCAACGCCCGCTGGATTGACGACCAACGCACCCCCACTCGTGAAACCCTGGCCGGGCTGGCACAGAAGTCGTTGCAATGGGCCACCGACTCACTCACGCGCAAGTTTGGGCCGCTGGGGCCGGAGTGGCGCTGGGCCAACCAGAAAAGCACCGACATTCTGCACCTGGCCCAGCTGCCCGGCTTCGGCCGTATGGATATCGACTGCGGGGGCGGGGCGGGCATCGTGAATGCTACCTCCCAGCGCAACGGCCCTTCGTGGCGCATGGTGGTGGCGCTGGGGCCGCAGCCCCGGGCCTACGGCGTGTTTCCCGGCGGCGAGTCCGGCAACCCCGGCTCCCGCTTCTACGACGACATGATTGACACCTGGCGCGTAGGTCAGCTCGACGAGCTGGTGTACCTCACCTCCCCCGATCAAACGCACCGCCGCCTGCAAGCCGCCTGGACGCTACAATAG
- a CDS encoding DUF72 domain-containing protein: MDFGRLSDLRYVDFRLPPDHPGTAAALARAGTPQPPAIFVGCPIWTNKSWLGNYFPAGIKDAEFLSYYARQFNSIELNTTHYRIPDAPTVRKWKAAVPAHFRFCPKLPQSISHERQLYNADDLTLTFCRAIEELGPNLGTAFLQLPPTFGPESLPRLERYLLDFPTTVPLAVELRHPGWYTDAGLREAVFEMLEALGKTLVLTDVAGRRDVLHMRLTTATALVRFNGHGLVPSDYRRADDWAARIADWLAAGLQTVYFFVHQKDIMHSPLWTQHFMAQLTARTGLVLEPPRIIPQPVQGSLF, from the coding sequence ATGGATTTTGGCCGCCTCTCCGACCTGCGCTACGTTGATTTTCGCCTCCCGCCCGACCACCCCGGCACGGCTGCCGCCCTGGCCCGCGCGGGCACCCCACAACCGCCGGCCATCTTCGTAGGTTGCCCTATCTGGACCAATAAATCCTGGCTGGGCAACTACTTCCCGGCGGGTATCAAAGACGCCGAGTTTCTGAGCTACTATGCGCGGCAGTTCAACAGCATCGAGCTGAATACCACACACTACCGCATCCCCGATGCGCCCACCGTGCGCAAGTGGAAGGCCGCCGTGCCGGCGCATTTTCGGTTCTGCCCCAAACTGCCCCAGAGCATCAGCCACGAGCGGCAGCTCTACAACGCCGACGACCTGACGCTCACGTTCTGCCGGGCCATTGAGGAGCTGGGCCCCAACCTGGGAACGGCGTTTCTCCAGCTGCCGCCCACCTTCGGCCCCGAAAGCCTGCCCCGGCTGGAGCGCTACCTGCTCGATTTTCCTACGACCGTGCCCCTGGCAGTAGAGCTGCGCCACCCCGGCTGGTACACCGATGCCGGCCTGCGCGAAGCCGTGTTTGAGATGCTGGAAGCCCTGGGCAAAACGCTGGTACTAACGGATGTGGCCGGCCGCCGCGACGTGCTGCATATGCGGCTGACAACAGCTACAGCCCTGGTGCGCTTCAACGGCCACGGCCTGGTGCCAAGCGACTACCGCCGCGCCGACGACTGGGCCGCCCGCATAGCCGACTGGCTGGCCGCAGGGCTGCAAACCGTGTACTTCTTTGTGCACCAGAAAGATATTATGCACTCCCCGCTCTGGACGCAGCACTTCATGGCGCAGCTCACTGCCCGCACTGGCCTGGTACTGGAGCCGCCGCGCATCATTCCGCAGCCGGTACAAGGCAGCTTGTTTTAG
- a CDS encoding septal ring lytic transglycosylase RlpA family protein, with protein MKFVYRMDVSALMIALILVLLSAPTTGAWARTSTAEEVPAKKATRKTVLKGRASWYGREHQGHRTSNGERFDRNQYTCAHKTLPFGTRLRVTNPQTGKAVVVRVSDRGPFRHQRILDLSEIAARPLGIVTHGAVSVIAEVVSPNTPLGPTNAPTDLAALAADSTITSLVTIIEPGATEAADVVKVAEPAPTFIVQAGTFGDVRNAQAVQSKILALDNKLSVRVATNLQEGKPLNRVIVEGLADRAAAETVQKRLQQWGIAGLVRQKENL; from the coding sequence ATGAAGTTTGTCTACCGAATGGATGTCTCGGCCTTGATGATAGCGCTGATTCTAGTGCTACTCTCAGCTCCGACGACCGGGGCCTGGGCCCGCACCAGCACCGCAGAAGAAGTTCCGGCCAAGAAAGCTACCCGCAAAACCGTGCTCAAAGGCCGCGCCTCCTGGTACGGCCGGGAACACCAGGGCCACCGCACCAGCAACGGGGAGCGGTTCGACCGGAACCAGTACACCTGCGCCCACAAAACCCTGCCATTCGGGACCCGGTTGCGCGTCACCAATCCCCAAACCGGTAAAGCCGTCGTTGTGCGCGTTTCGGACCGCGGCCCGTTTCGTCACCAGCGCATTCTGGATTTGTCCGAAATTGCGGCCCGCCCGCTGGGCATCGTCACGCACGGGGCCGTATCAGTTATAGCCGAAGTAGTATCGCCGAATACGCCCCTGGGCCCCACTAATGCTCCTACCGACCTGGCTGCGCTGGCCGCCGACTCTACCATCACCAGTCTGGTTACCATAATTGAGCCGGGTGCTACTGAAGCCGCCGACGTGGTGAAAGTAGCCGAGCCGGCTCCCACCTTTATTGTACAGGCCGGTACCTTCGGCGACGTGCGCAACGCCCAGGCCGTGCAAAGCAAGATTCTGGCCCTCGACAACAAGCTGAGTGTGCGCGTAGCCACCAACCTGCAGGAAGGCAAGCCCCTGAACCGTGTGATTGTGGAAGGCCTCGCCGACCGCGCCGCCGCCGAAACTGTGCAGAAGCGTCTTCAGCAGTGGGGCATTGCCGGACTCGTGCGTCAGAAAGAGAACTTATAA
- a CDS encoding S9 family peptidase, which translates to MPRSSSPFRLLRLTWALWAALLVLPGAGCKSESVAPTATPEAPAAPGYLLTSTLIGEYTNSAVAARVAEIPFVGALAKYPIKVYRLTYRTLGTDGKEVTASGALLVPTVAQALPLLSYQHGTISPADESRAPSYYSSRSEIWSAVSVLASNGYIVSAPDYIGYGASKALAHPYEHAASLASASADMLRAAREFCAKEKVALNQKNFLLGYSEGGFATMALHKLLEEKYASEFTVTASAPGAGAYHKTAFARYILQSKQPLDFLSSYVWVLATYNKVYGLNRPLTAYFKEPYATRLQANPSSDVPQLPEQLFTAQLRSGVLNGTYQPLLSAFQANDIYDWKPKAPLALFHGTADDYVPYFNSEDAYKAMQARGASQVELRPIQGGNHFTSAATYTLGAYAFISQYY; encoded by the coding sequence CTCCTTTTCGTTTGCTGCGCCTGACGTGGGCGCTGTGGGCGGCCTTGCTTGTGCTGCCCGGCGCGGGCTGCAAGTCCGAGTCAGTCGCGCCAACAGCCACGCCGGAAGCTCCGGCTGCGCCCGGCTACCTGCTCACCAGTACCCTCATCGGTGAGTACACCAATAGCGCAGTGGCGGCCCGGGTGGCCGAAATTCCCTTCGTGGGCGCGCTGGCCAAGTATCCTATTAAAGTGTACCGGCTCACGTACCGCACCCTGGGCACCGATGGAAAGGAAGTAACGGCCTCGGGGGCGCTGCTGGTGCCTACTGTGGCCCAGGCGCTGCCGCTGCTTAGCTACCAGCACGGCACCATCTCGCCCGCCGACGAAAGCCGTGCGCCTTCCTACTACAGCTCCCGCAGCGAAATCTGGTCGGCGGTATCGGTGCTGGCTTCCAACGGCTACATTGTTTCGGCCCCCGACTACATTGGCTACGGCGCCTCCAAGGCGCTGGCGCACCCCTACGAGCACGCCGCCTCGCTGGCTTCCGCCTCGGCCGACATGCTGCGGGCCGCGCGCGAGTTCTGCGCCAAAGAGAAAGTTGCCCTCAACCAGAAAAACTTCCTGCTGGGCTACTCCGAAGGCGGGTTTGCCACGATGGCGCTGCACAAGCTGCTGGAAGAGAAATACGCCAGCGAGTTCACCGTAACGGCCAGCGCACCGGGCGCCGGTGCCTACCACAAAACGGCGTTTGCCCGCTACATTCTGCAGTCGAAGCAGCCGCTGGATTTTTTGAGCAGCTACGTGTGGGTGCTGGCTACTTATAACAAGGTATATGGCCTGAACCGCCCACTGACGGCCTATTTCAAAGAGCCCTACGCCACGCGCCTGCAGGCCAATCCATCGAGCGACGTGCCTCAGCTCCCCGAGCAGCTGTTCACTGCCCAGCTGCGCTCCGGCGTACTCAACGGCACGTACCAGCCCCTGCTGAGTGCCTTCCAGGCCAACGACATCTACGACTGGAAGCCCAAGGCCCCGCTGGCCCTCTTCCACGGCACCGCCGATGACTACGTACCTTACTTCAACTCCGAAGATGCCTACAAAGCCATGCAGGCCCGTGGTGCTAGCCAGGTAGAGCTGCGTCCCATTCAGGGTGGGAACCATTTCACCTCGGCCGCAACCTACACACTGGGAGCCTACGCCTTCATTTCGCAGTATTATTAA
- a CDS encoding matrixin family metalloprotease, with protein MLRRFLSRLSAAVLCALTCLPLAQAQPTQVAPGFSEAHCLLLPLDPAVRSAQASLIVEGEVLDALGFWDARHRRIYTAHRLRIYKVWKGAPGATITVLTEGGTVGLNQQVLTNTLRLTPGEQGVFFLTASLLPGTGASGSWMAYGSEQGVIRYSLAEGTATETFRQYGRISPGFYAQVQAQAGTGRVREQQANVVLANSLNRVVRPARQEQAVVATLSPLSITAGTGAVLTISGSGFGGSRGSGYVAFKNADDGGKTEVKPQDSDYVSWTDTQIRVKVPSFSLEKNTAGSGPVKVVSNTREEAVSTETLTVVYAVSTVQASTNEIVRPNHINDNDRGGYTFQPVANFTSRAGAADAFRRALATWRCQTGVNWELGDQRTGSVAEDDEANGLGFDNENQLPARVLGRTTSYYEGCRRPNGSVVFTVKEIDMEFDDAQSWQFGPAAPTGSQFDFESVVVHELGHAQQLSHLILPGAIMHYAIGARQVSRELNPASEVAGGRFVLRTRSFRSLGCSAQPMLPAPLATVTPETIAAGQVNVAWTTTDECFVQEFVVERSADTTNWIGLGRVASTGGPAYQLLDAQAPGGLVYYRIGLVRPSGETDYTGPQLVTDGSVAVNQLKLYPNPVSAGTTPQVQILADKGATLVLRLYDAAGRKLSVQATLLQAGYNVLPLRLPPGLRSGWYLVRWDDQAGHRGAVPLVLLGP; from the coding sequence ATGCTCCGACGTTTCCTCTCGCGGCTGTCGGCCGCCGTATTATGTGCGCTTACCTGTCTGCCCCTGGCTCAGGCCCAGCCGACGCAGGTTGCTCCCGGTTTTTCGGAGGCGCATTGCCTGCTGCTTCCGCTTGACCCGGCCGTGCGTTCCGCTCAGGCCAGCCTCATTGTGGAAGGGGAAGTGCTGGACGCACTCGGGTTCTGGGATGCCCGCCACCGCCGCATTTACACCGCCCATCGGCTACGTATATATAAGGTATGGAAGGGGGCACCAGGGGCTACTATTACGGTGCTGACGGAAGGCGGTACGGTGGGCCTAAACCAGCAAGTTCTTACCAATACGCTGCGCCTTACGCCCGGCGAGCAAGGGGTATTCTTCCTGACCGCTTCGTTGCTGCCCGGTACTGGCGCATCCGGTAGCTGGATGGCCTACGGCAGTGAGCAGGGCGTTATTCGCTACAGCCTGGCCGAGGGAACGGCCACCGAAACTTTCCGGCAGTACGGCCGCATCAGCCCCGGTTTTTATGCGCAGGTGCAGGCCCAGGCAGGCACTGGTCGGGTGCGGGAGCAGCAGGCCAACGTAGTGCTAGCCAATTCGCTGAACCGGGTCGTTCGCCCGGCCCGGCAGGAACAGGCCGTAGTAGCCACGCTCAGCCCCCTGAGCATCACGGCGGGTACCGGCGCGGTGCTCACCATCAGCGGCAGTGGCTTTGGTGGCAGCCGGGGCAGCGGCTACGTCGCGTTCAAGAATGCCGACGACGGTGGCAAAACCGAAGTAAAGCCCCAGGATTCAGACTACGTGAGCTGGACCGATACGCAGATTCGGGTGAAGGTGCCTTCATTCAGCCTCGAAAAAAATACCGCCGGCAGCGGGCCGGTGAAAGTGGTGAGCAACACCCGGGAGGAAGCGGTAAGTACGGAAACGCTGACGGTGGTATATGCCGTGAGCACCGTGCAAGCCAGCACCAACGAAATCGTGCGGCCCAACCACATCAACGACAACGACCGGGGCGGCTATACTTTTCAGCCGGTAGCCAACTTTACCAGCCGAGCAGGGGCGGCCGACGCCTTTCGGCGCGCCCTCGCCACCTGGCGCTGCCAGACGGGCGTAAACTGGGAGCTAGGCGACCAGCGCACCGGCTCCGTCGCCGAAGATGATGAGGCCAATGGTCTGGGCTTCGACAACGAAAACCAGTTGCCGGCCCGCGTGCTGGGCCGCACCACCAGCTACTACGAAGGCTGCCGCCGCCCCAATGGCAGCGTGGTTTTCACCGTGAAGGAAATCGACATGGAGTTCGACGACGCACAGAGTTGGCAGTTCGGGCCAGCCGCGCCCACTGGCAGCCAGTTCGACTTCGAGTCGGTGGTGGTGCACGAGCTGGGCCACGCGCAGCAGCTTTCCCACCTTATTCTGCCGGGCGCCATCATGCACTACGCCATTGGGGCGCGACAGGTGAGCCGGGAGCTGAACCCCGCAAGTGAGGTGGCCGGTGGGCGCTTTGTGCTCCGCACCCGAAGCTTCCGCAGCCTCGGGTGCAGCGCCCAGCCTATGCTGCCCGCCCCGCTGGCAACGGTAACCCCCGAAACCATAGCGGCCGGCCAGGTGAACGTGGCCTGGACCACAACCGATGAGTGCTTTGTGCAGGAGTTTGTGGTGGAGCGCAGCGCCGATACCACCAACTGGATTGGGCTGGGCCGCGTGGCTTCCACGGGTGGCCCCGCCTACCAGCTGCTTGATGCGCAGGCACCCGGCGGGCTGGTGTACTACCGCATCGGGCTGGTGCGGCCTTCCGGCGAAACCGACTACACCGGCCCCCAACTGGTAACCGACGGCTCCGTGGCCGTAAATCAGCTGAAACTGTACCCGAATCCGGTGAGTGCTGGCACTACCCCGCAGGTCCAGATTCTGGCCGACAAGGGGGCTACGCTGGTGCTGCGGCTGTATGATGCGGCCGGGCGCAAACTAAGCGTGCAGGCCACGCTGCTGCAGGCGGGCTACAACGTGCTGCCGCTGCGGCTGCCGCCGGGCCTGCGCAGTGGCTGGTACCTGGTGCGCTGGGATGATCAGGCCGGGCACCGGGGCGCGGTGCCGCTGGTGTTGCTGGGGCCGTAG
- a CDS encoding 3-oxoacyl-ACP synthase III family protein, with amino-acid sequence MYLHHLAYYLPTQVVTNEHFTQLNGLSHEWIMERTGIRERRKAGPGENTNTMAIEATRRTLAEAPAFPAEQIDLIVGATYTPHDTIVTLAHAVQHAIDVADIQVVSISSACSSLLNAVEIVEGYFAMGKATRALVVVSEHNTAYNNEEDTMAGHLWGDGAATLLISKERLHENDLRIVDVKTGGAATMGKATTSVTLKPVERGLVMPHGRDVFTHACQYMARVTREIVERNGLTIPDINYLIPHQANQRITNNVLQNLELPEACAVSNIERLGNTGCAGAAIGLADTLPQLTPGQRVVVTVFGGGYSFGAMLLER; translated from the coding sequence GTGTATCTTCACCATCTGGCCTATTATCTACCCACGCAGGTAGTTACCAACGAACATTTTACCCAGCTCAACGGCCTGTCGCACGAGTGGATTATGGAGCGCACCGGTATCCGCGAAAGGCGCAAAGCCGGGCCGGGCGAGAATACCAACACCATGGCCATTGAGGCCACCCGCCGCACGCTGGCCGAAGCCCCTGCCTTCCCGGCCGAGCAGATAGACCTCATCGTAGGCGCCACCTACACGCCCCACGACACCATTGTGACGCTGGCCCACGCCGTGCAGCACGCCATCGACGTGGCCGATATTCAGGTGGTGAGCATTTCCTCGGCTTGCTCCTCGCTGCTGAACGCGGTGGAAATCGTGGAAGGCTACTTCGCCATGGGCAAGGCCACCCGGGCGTTGGTAGTGGTATCGGAGCACAATACGGCCTACAACAACGAGGAAGATACCATGGCCGGCCACCTCTGGGGCGACGGCGCCGCCACGCTGCTTATTTCCAAGGAGCGCCTGCACGAAAACGACCTGCGCATTGTGGACGTGAAAACCGGCGGCGCGGCTACCATGGGCAAGGCCACCACCAGCGTGACGCTGAAACCCGTGGAGCGCGGTCTGGTTATGCCCCACGGCCGCGACGTATTCACGCACGCCTGCCAATACATGGCCCGCGTTACCCGGGAAATCGTGGAGCGCAACGGCCTTACCATTCCCGATATCAACTACCTGATTCCGCACCAGGCCAACCAGCGCATCACCAACAATGTGCTGCAAAATCTGGAGCTGCCCGAAGCCTGCGCCGTGTCCAACATCGAGCGGCTCGGCAACACGGGCTGCGCCGGCGCCGCCATTGGCCTGGCCGACACCCTACCCCAGCTGACGCCCGGTCAACGGGTGGTGGTTACGGTGTTCGGGGGTGGCTACTCGTTTGGCGCCATGCTGCTGGAGCGCTAG